AGGTTAACTTTATTTTCTGCTATTGCCTTATAAAAACTTCTAATATTATCAAATTTATGTTTGCGTGATATTTTAACTATTTCATCAGGAGTAAGCGATAGCTTCAGTTTTTTTAATTTTTTATCTAATATTTCTTTGCCTGCTTCAACTAATTTTTCTTCTTCTTTATTAAGATATTTTCTTATATGGTTTCTTGCTTTTTGTGTTTGAACAAATTGCAACCAGCTTTTATTAGGATGTTGATTTTTCGAAGTAATAATTTCGACCATATCACCACTATGTAACTTTGTATCAAGAGGTACAATTTTTCCATTAACTTTTGCTCCAATACATTGGTCACCAATATTACTATGAATTTCATAAGCAAAGTCAACAGGAGTAGAATTAATAGGTAAACGCTTTAACTCACCTTTAGGTGTAAATACATATATTTCGTCTTGATACAAATTCAGTTTAAAACTTGTTAAAATTTCTTTTGTGGCTTCATCTTTAGATGCATTTTCAAAAATATCTCGAACCCAACTTACCCATTCTTCAAGTTCTTTATCTGTTGTTGTGATTTCTTCTTTATATTTCCAGTGAGCAGCAACTCCACGCTCAGCAATTTCGTGCATTTTTCTTGTTCGAATTTGTATTTCAACTAATTTCCCTTCTGGTCCAATTACAGTAGTATGAAGTGACTGGTAATTATTTTTTTTAGGGACTGAAATAAAATCTTTAAATCGGTCCGGGATTGGCTTAAACAATTCTGTAACTATTCCATAAGCAAGATAACATTGATTTTTATCTTCAGTTTCCAAAATTATTCTAATAGCCAGTATATCATAAATCTGTTCGAAAGGTAAATTTTGTTTAATCATTTTACGATAAATGCTGAATAGATGTTTGGGGCGACCACTAATTTCGAATTTGAGATTTTCTGCTTTAAGTCTTTCTTCGATTGGTTTAATAACTTTATTAATAAATGCTTCTCGTTCTTTTCGAGTATCATTAATTTTTTTTGCTAAACTATTATAAGCTTCTCTATTTAAATATTTGAAAGCAAGATCTTCGAGTTCCCATTTAATTGCTCCCAATCCAAAACGATGAGCAAGCGGTGCATAAATTTCCTGAGTTTCTTTTGCGATTCTTAATTGTTTTTGAGGTGATACAAATTCCAGAGTGCGCATATTATGAAGTCTATCTGCAAATTTAACAAGTATTACTCGCACATCTTTTATCATCGATAAAAGTAATTTTCTATAATTTTCTGCTTTTTTCTGATCTTCAGTTTTCTGAATTTCTTGTTCTTTGAATATACCACCCATTTTTGTAACGCCATCAACAATTTCTGCTACATCGGGACCAAATTCTTTAGCAATGAATTCGAGCTTAATATCTGAATCTTCAACTACATCATGAAGTAAAGCACTCACTACAGAAATATCATCGAGAGGAATTTCTTTAGCAATAATCATTGCAACTTCGTATGGATGGTTAAAATATGGCTCTCCAGATGCCCTGAAATCATTTTTATGACATTCATAACTAAATTGAAAGGCTTTACGAATTAGATTTTCATCAACAGAATGTAAATTATTTCTACATACAGCAAGTAATTCATCTAACATTCGTTCATGTTTTATTTTAACGGAGGTTTCCATTCCTTATACATAAAAGTTATTTTTCAAAATCTTATACAAAAAAACATAAATTTAGTTCAATTAGAAAGTACCAAAAGTTCTATCTCCAGCATCTCCAAGTCCAGGCAGAATGTATCCATTATCATTTAGTTTCCGATCTAAAGCTGCAGTATAAATAAGTATATCTGGATGTTCATTATTCATTTTTTCAATGCCTTCTGGAGCAGAAATTAAACAAGCTAAGAAACATTTTCCAGCTCCATTTTTCTTTAAAAAATTGAACGAAGCTGCTGCACTTCCACCTGTGGCAAGCATAGGATCAAGAAGTATTGTAATAGACTGATGAAGATTGTTTGGTGTTTTATAATAATAATCTACAGGTTTCAAAGTCTTTTCATCTCTTTGTAATCCTATGTGTCCTACTTTTGCTTCGGGAATTATTTGTAAAAAAGATTCTATCATACTTAATCCTGCTCTGAGTACAGGGACTAAAACAATTTGATACTTTAATTTATAACCTTTTGTTTTTTCAAGAGGTGTTTCCACTTCATATTCTTCCAGCTCAAAATTTTTAGAAATCTCAATTGCAAGTGAAAATGAAATACGACTCAAAGCATATCTGAACTCAGCAGGTTGAGTATTTTTATCACGCAAGATTGTAACATCTCTTTTTATAAGTGGATTATCTACTATAATTAAATTTTTCATAATGAGTCCTTATTGAGTTTTTTACCGAGAATTGTCATTAAATTAATAAATGGAGAAAGTGGTGGTGTATAATTGAAACTAATATTCGACAATTCACTTACTTTTATATTGTTATTAATAAATGATGAAATTAAATCTGCATAGCCAGAAACTTCTTTACCACCAAGGAAAAATGCTCCCAAAATCTTTTGTGTATATTTTTCATAAATTATTTTACCAAAAACTTTTTGTGAATCTGGCATAACATGAACCAAGTTATTTGCTGTTGCAGAAATCGACTCAAATTTAAATTTATTTTCCTTTGCTTCTACAGAATTAATTCCAACATAAGCTAAATATTTATCAAATACTTTTACTGCTGCATTTTTTATAACAGGTTTAATGTATGCATTTCCACCAGCTGCATTTTCGCCAGCAATATGTCCAGAATTATATGCTATGGTTGCAA
This is a stretch of genomic DNA from Rosettibacter firmus. It encodes these proteins:
- a CDS encoding RelA/SpoT family protein, producing the protein METSVKIKHERMLDELLAVCRNNLHSVDENLIRKAFQFSYECHKNDFRASGEPYFNHPYEVAMIIAKEIPLDDISVVSALLHDVVEDSDIKLEFIAKEFGPDVAEIVDGVTKMGGIFKEQEIQKTEDQKKAENYRKLLLSMIKDVRVILVKFADRLHNMRTLEFVSPQKQLRIAKETQEIYAPLAHRFGLGAIKWELEDLAFKYLNREAYNSLAKKINDTRKEREAFINKVIKPIEERLKAENLKFEISGRPKHLFSIYRKMIKQNLPFEQIYDILAIRIILETEDKNQCYLAYGIVTELFKPIPDRFKDFISVPKKNNYQSLHTTVIGPEGKLVEIQIRTRKMHEIAERGVAAHWKYKEEITTTDKELEEWVSWVRDIFENASKDEATKEILTSFKLNLYQDEIYVFTPKGELKRLPINSTPVDFAYEIHSNIGDQCIGAKVNGKIVPLDTKLHSGDMVEIITSKNQHPNKSWLQFVQTQKARNHIRKYLNKEEEKLVEAGKEILDKKLKKLKLSLTPDEIVKISRKHKFDNIRSFYKAIAENKVNLDEIFKPQEEVEQKQSIELPFDKFADIARFTAGGVVVEGEQKGLAISYAKCCNPIPGDPIIGYVTIGEGIKIHRKNCRNLIDKLKAGDDRLVPVTWPKADGSYFIAGLIIKGEDVPGILKDISNCITNYENTNIKSVNMSAEDSIFKGTITVYVKNLDHLNKLIERLKKINGVYSVERFDSNKH
- the upp gene encoding uracil phosphoribosyltransferase, which codes for MKNLIIVDNPLIKRDVTILRDKNTQPAEFRYALSRISFSLAIEISKNFELEEYEVETPLEKTKGYKLKYQIVLVPVLRAGLSMIESFLQIIPEAKVGHIGLQRDEKTLKPVDYYYKTPNNLHQSITILLDPMLATGGSAAASFNFLKKNGAGKCFLACLISAPEGIEKMNNEHPDILIYTAALDRKLNDNGYILPGLGDAGDRTFGTF